A genomic region of Paenibacillus sp. PL2-23 contains the following coding sequences:
- a CDS encoding LCP family protein, with translation MKKIKKSYIFGMIALVLLTAAYMNRQTLAMAGFDWFLQGEVEDRLADTYKPVDRDVKTVPVPVSAALEEDPFSVLLIGVDQRDNEIGRSDTLIYTVVRPSDGSMLLVSLPRDLYVELAGKGRADKINHAFAFGGAGLTMDTVEQLLDAPVDHYASINFEGFREAINAIGGIALPIEEDIVNDDPGHEYFVIEGGQDLYNGTDALNFVRYREDAGGDVSRTERHQQFLHAMIEKAKGMKQWSQIPELIDIMGDNFSTDMTPGKLIDLAQRLIQADNRMMYSHTLLGYGHRLVQGGAWYYFADEEDLASVQTMIRSWLDADTTQASLRLPPKYEELELQQKEVQSLAMDETANETE, from the coding sequence ATGAAAAAAATCAAAAAATCGTATATATTCGGAATGATAGCGCTGGTGCTGCTGACGGCAGCCTATATGAACCGCCAAACGCTGGCGATGGCGGGGTTCGATTGGTTCCTGCAAGGCGAGGTGGAGGACAGGCTGGCGGATACGTATAAGCCCGTTGATCGGGATGTGAAGACAGTGCCAGTACCGGTGAGCGCTGCTCTGGAGGAGGACCCCTTCTCTGTGCTGCTGATCGGTGTCGATCAGCGCGACAATGAAATCGGGCGATCCGACACGCTGATCTACACGGTAGTAAGGCCAAGCGATGGCAGCATGCTGCTCGTGTCGCTTCCAAGGGATCTGTATGTGGAGCTGGCAGGCAAGGGTCGCGCGGACAAAATCAATCATGCCTTCGCCTTCGGAGGAGCGGGCCTCACGATGGATACGGTGGAGCAGCTGCTGGACGCCCCCGTCGACCACTATGCCTCCATCAACTTCGAGGGCTTCCGTGAAGCCATTAACGCGATCGGCGGGATTGCGCTGCCCATCGAGGAGGATATCGTCAATGATGATCCCGGACATGAATATTTTGTCATCGAGGGCGGGCAGGACCTGTATAACGGCACGGATGCGCTCAATTTCGTCCGCTACCGAGAGGATGCGGGCGGCGATGTAAGCCGAACAGAGCGACATCAGCAGTTCCTTCATGCTATGATAGAGAAGGCGAAGGGCATGAAGCAGTGGAGCCAAATTCCGGAGCTGATCGACATTATGGGCGACAACTTCAGCACGGACATGACTCCAGGGAAGCTGATTGACCTGGCCCAGAGGCTGATTCAAGCCGATAACCGTATGATGTACAGTCATACGCTGCTTGGATACGGGCATCGCCTGGTTCAAGGCGGGGCGTGGTATTATTTTGCCGATGAAGAGGATCTGGCGAGTGTGCAGACCATGATTCGGAGCTGGCTGGATGCCGATACGACACAAGCGAGCTTGCGGCTTCCCCCTAAGTATGAAGAGCTAGAGCTTCAACAGAAAGAGGTACAATCGCTCGCTATGGATGAAACGGCGAACGAAACGGAGTGA
- a CDS encoding CBS domain-containing protein, translating into MNIAFFLLPKQEVVCLPHDATLRQALERMEYHRYAAVPILNDEGGYVGTVTEGDLLWFMKNRADLTFESANKVRLADVPLRMSNKTVNIDSNMDDLISLAKVQNFVPVVDDRNHFIGIVRRSEIIDYCQKGLSQRI; encoded by the coding sequence ATGAATATTGCTTTTTTCTTGCTGCCCAAGCAGGAGGTCGTGTGCCTCCCGCATGATGCGACGCTTAGGCAGGCGCTGGAGCGGATGGAGTATCACCGCTATGCCGCTGTTCCGATTCTGAACGACGAGGGCGGCTACGTCGGGACAGTGACGGAGGGTGATCTGCTATGGTTCATGAAGAACCGGGCGGACCTGACGTTCGAGAGCGCGAATAAGGTGCGGCTTGCCGATGTGCCGCTGCGCATGAGCAACAAAACCGTCAATATTGACTCCAATATGGACGACCTGATCTCCCTGGCCAAAGTGCAGAACTTTGTTCCAGTGGTGGACGACCGCAATCATTTTATCGGCATTGTACGCCGCAGTGAAATTATTGATTATTGCCAGAAGGGATTGTCTCAACGAATCTAG
- a CDS encoding DUF2232 domain-containing protein has protein sequence MNRLKTGPRPLLWSGAALLLLLMLAVPVLNLPALLLLMVPYAVLYATLSRGAFLLHLLPVWLMAGLIAGPGVLIFGLFFLLPGIAMGHLYRKAAPASKVIRVVTLIMLAQLMLELLLFEMILDLSLLDEMSSTIRATLESVGAEYMAAAGWSDEQTELLIQMIIHMIPLTFIVISFMVTVLSHYIARRAVLRSGLDVPAFPQAKDWRLPRVLVVYYLIAYVIDLVMAAGDDSFLAVAVMNLVPLLSYVFAIQAVGFFFFIAHERGWNKAVPILIAIPVLLIQPLSLIGVLDTAFPIRKSFTKSK, from the coding sequence GTGAACCGATTGAAGACTGGGCCTAGACCCTTGTTATGGAGCGGGGCGGCGCTGCTGTTGCTGCTCATGCTTGCCGTCCCTGTATTGAATTTGCCTGCGCTGCTGCTTCTGATGGTGCCGTATGCGGTGCTGTACGCGACGTTGTCGCGAGGCGCCTTCCTGCTGCATCTGCTCCCTGTTTGGTTAATGGCTGGCTTGATCGCCGGTCCGGGTGTGCTTATATTTGGCTTGTTCTTCCTGCTGCCCGGCATTGCGATGGGACATCTGTACCGCAAAGCAGCACCCGCGTCCAAGGTCATTCGTGTTGTCACGCTGATCATGCTTGCCCAGCTTATGCTGGAGCTGCTGTTGTTCGAGATGATTCTGGACCTATCGCTGCTGGATGAGATGAGCAGCACGATCCGGGCGACGCTGGAATCGGTAGGCGCGGAATATATGGCGGCAGCCGGCTGGAGCGATGAGCAGACGGAATTGCTTATTCAGATGATCATTCATATGATCCCGCTGACCTTCATTGTGATTTCGTTTATGGTGACGGTGCTCTCGCATTACATTGCCCGCAGGGCTGTGCTGCGCAGCGGCCTCGATGTGCCGGCCTTTCCACAGGCGAAGGACTGGCGCTTGCCGCGCGTCCTCGTTGTGTATTATTTGATCGCTTACGTCATTGATCTGGTAATGGCGGCAGGGGACGACTCCTTCCTCGCCGTAGCGGTTATGAATTTGGTGCCGCTCCTCAGCTATGTGTTCGCGATTCAAGCGGTTGGATTCTTTTTCTTCATCGCGCATGAGCGAGGATGGAACAAGGCGGTTCCGATTCTAATCGCCATCCCTGTGCTGCTGATTCAGCCGCTGAGCTTGATTGGCGTTCTGGATACTGCTTTTCCTATACGGAAATCATTTACCAAATCCAAATAG
- a CDS encoding DHH family phosphoesterase: MPKFLITRWHGMHHIVALAVMLLLSAGLAWYEWVAGAVALAMTIGVAVYTFFAEKAFRKDLKAYLGTLSYRVKKGGNDVISELPFGIIIYNEERIVEWHNPYIAQLMERENVIGTPLTELFPTLQHAKDREGTVEAAVGNHMYQLIFRPKERILYVKNITDLWQLGRKYEDEKLSLGVVMIDNLEEVTQGLDDHQRGTMLSKVTTEITEWAQKYKIYLKRLTSDRFLLITDHKTLRQLEQSRFVILDEVREMTGEQKIPVTLSIGFAAGAEHVVEIGQWAHTSLDIALGRGGDQAAVKVGGRQSFYGGKSNAVEKRTRVRARVVAHALRDLIRESHNVMIMGHKLPDMDSVGAAVGVLKAAQLFGKEAYIVLEGLNPSIEKMMELIREDEKLSKRFVHPDQALALMTPQTLTIVVDTHKASMLKEPKLLSHSERVVVIDHHRRGEEFIPNAILVYLEPYASSACELVTELLQYIHERVGLDVREATALLAGITVDTKSFSLRTGARTFEAASFLRRNGADTMIIQRMLQEDLDEYVSKAEIIKHAHVYFDHVAIADAESGKRYPQLLIAQSADTLLNMTDILASFVIAERPDGLVGISARSLGGMNVQIVMERLGGGGHLTNAAAQFEGTVEEAKIKLMEVLEQIESEEGLFE, from the coding sequence ATGCCTAAGTTTCTAATTACGAGATGGCACGGAATGCATCACATTGTCGCTCTTGCGGTTATGCTGCTGCTGTCTGCCGGGCTCGCCTGGTACGAATGGGTAGCCGGCGCAGTGGCTTTGGCGATGACGATTGGCGTGGCCGTCTATACCTTCTTCGCGGAGAAGGCCTTCCGCAAGGATCTGAAGGCTTATCTCGGGACGTTGTCCTACCGCGTGAAGAAAGGCGGCAATGATGTTATCAGCGAGCTGCCGTTCGGTATTATTATTTATAATGAAGAACGTATTGTGGAGTGGCACAATCCTTATATTGCCCAGCTGATGGAGCGGGAGAATGTGATCGGCACGCCGCTGACGGAGCTGTTCCCTACGCTGCAGCACGCCAAGGACCGGGAGGGCACCGTGGAAGCCGCTGTCGGCAATCACATGTATCAGCTGATCTTCCGGCCGAAGGAGCGCATCCTGTATGTGAAGAACATTACCGATTTGTGGCAGCTGGGCCGCAAATATGAGGATGAGAAGCTGTCGCTGGGCGTGGTTATGATCGACAACCTGGAGGAAGTGACGCAGGGACTCGACGATCATCAGCGCGGGACGATGCTGTCCAAGGTGACGACGGAAATTACGGAGTGGGCGCAAAAGTACAAAATTTATTTGAAGCGCCTGACCTCTGACCGCTTCCTGCTCATTACCGATCACAAGACGCTGCGCCAGCTGGAGCAGTCGCGCTTCGTCATTCTGGATGAGGTGCGGGAGATGACGGGCGAGCAGAAAATTCCCGTTACGCTCAGCATCGGCTTCGCGGCCGGCGCCGAGCATGTGGTCGAGATTGGACAGTGGGCGCATACGAGCCTCGACATCGCGCTTGGCCGCGGCGGCGACCAGGCCGCCGTCAAGGTAGGCGGCAGACAGTCGTTCTATGGCGGCAAGTCCAACGCGGTAGAGAAGCGGACTCGCGTCAGAGCGCGCGTTGTCGCGCATGCGCTGCGCGATCTGATCCGCGAGAGCCACAACGTGATGATTATGGGGCATAAGCTGCCGGACATGGACTCTGTTGGCGCAGCGGTTGGCGTCCTGAAGGCGGCTCAGCTATTCGGCAAGGAAGCCTATATCGTGCTGGAGGGCCTCAATCCTTCTATCGAGAAGATGATGGAGCTGATCCGCGAGGATGAGAAGCTGTCCAAGCGGTTCGTGCATCCTGACCAGGCGCTGGCGCTGATGACGCCGCAGACGCTGACGATCGTGGTTGATACGCATAAGGCGTCCATGCTGAAGGAGCCGAAGCTGCTCAGCCACTCCGAGCGAGTAGTGGTCATCGACCATCATCGCAGGGGCGAGGAGTTCATACCGAACGCGATTCTCGTGTACCTGGAGCCGTACGCTTCTTCGGCCTGCGAGCTGGTCACGGAGCTGCTGCAATATATTCACGAACGGGTCGGCCTGGATGTGCGCGAGGCAACGGCGCTGCTCGCCGGCATTACGGTTGATACGAAGAGCTTCTCGCTCCGCACGGGGGCGAGAACGTTCGAAGCGGCGTCGTTCCTGCGACGGAACGGCGCGGACACCATGATCATCCAGCGTATGCTTCAGGAGGACCTGGATGAATACGTGAGCAAGGCGGAGATCATTAAGCACGCGCATGTATACTTCGATCATGTGGCAATTGCCGACGCAGAGAGCGGCAAGAGGTATCCTCAGCTGTTGATTGCGCAATCGGCTGATACGCTGCTGAATATGACGGATATTCTGGCCTCCTTCGTCATCGCGGAGAGACCGGATGGCCTTGTCGGCATCAGCGCGAGATCGCTCGGCGGAATGAATGTCCAGATCGTGATGGAACGGCTGGGCGGCGGCGGGCATCTGACGAACGCGGCGGCGCAATTCGAGGGTACCGTTGAGGAAGCCAAGATCAAACTGATGGAAGTGCTGGAACAAATAGAATCGGAAGAGGGGTTGTTCGAATGA
- the rplI gene encoding 50S ribosomal protein L9, producing MKVIFLQDVKGQGKKGQVKDLSEGYVRNFLLPKGLAKLASDGNLKTLEVQNASELKRKQKEKEDAQALGKRLEEMTVVIKAKSGEGGRLFGAITSKQIAEALEAQGIKIDKRKIELEDPIRTLGVTQVSVKLHPEVKAKMSVQTAEE from the coding sequence ATGAAAGTTATCTTCTTGCAAGACGTGAAGGGCCAGGGAAAGAAGGGCCAAGTAAAGGATCTGTCGGAGGGTTATGTACGCAATTTCCTGCTGCCTAAGGGACTCGCCAAGCTGGCGTCTGACGGCAACCTGAAGACGCTGGAGGTGCAGAACGCCTCCGAGCTGAAGCGCAAGCAGAAGGAGAAGGAAGACGCTCAGGCGCTGGGCAAGCGTCTTGAGGAGATGACCGTCGTCATCAAAGCAAAATCCGGCGAAGGCGGCCGTCTGTTCGGCGCCATTACGAGCAAGCAAATCGCCGAGGCGCTCGAAGCGCAGGGCATTAAGATCGACAAACGCAAAATCGAGCTGGAGGATCCCATCCGCACACTCGGCGTCACGCAGGTGAGCGTCAAGCTTCACCCTGAAGTAAAAGCCAAGATGAGCGTCCAGACGGCAGAAGAGTAA